A window of Rhododendron vialii isolate Sample 1 chromosome 11a, ASM3025357v1 genomic DNA:
CATATAGTAAAACTAAGAATTGCAGGGCAATGTTTTTTAAAAGCGAATGCGCAATGGGAGGCGATTTATTCCTCATGACTAGAGCTGTTGAGGGGTAAGCATTAGAAGTTTAATCTCAAGTTTTTAGataatatataattatataaaataaaataaaaaacttcaaaaagagAAGTGATAACAATGCTAATTGGTGAATAAAAGTATAAGTGGACACCAATTTATGAAAATGCATACCCAAATAGGTACTCTCTCACTTGACAGGTTGAGAGAGGGTGGGAGTGCGAAGATATATAAGCCATGTTGTTCCGAAAAAGTGTGGGCCTCGTATGAAATGTATAAAATTGTGTAAAAGATGCACCTTGTGCAAACACCCATAGACAAGGCGTAGGCTATGGTGAATGTGATATATGGATTCCTGCCCGTTAGGTGCACGTGCCAAGTATTCATAATTCATAAATTCTCAATTCAGTAGAGCCGCTGGGTGGGGGTTGAGGGGAATTCATTGGAATATCTAAATAGCGGTCTTACTGAATATAGAAGTTTACGGGGGCCAAACTTAATAGTTGAAGGACCCATGCATGGTCAACTCGTATTCATTCATGTGACTGATCGTGAACTAAGACAACACCTGAAGCAAAAATGATTACAAGCAGGACTCAACAAAGAAATATGTGTACTTTATCATAGCTGTTATTGACAAAATCAGGATTCCAATGCTTGAAACCCGAAATATCTATGAAAGTGGGAGTTCTCTTCCCCGGTAATATCTAGTGAATAAGTTAGACTTAATTTCCATACTAGAGCATGAGAATCATAAGTTgggtctctcttttttcccaagAGAAGCTTAAGTTGTCATTCCATGTTTTTGGTTGCACACGGAgatcagattttttttaaacttcctacatataaaacacaaaaatgctacttacccaaaaaaaaaaaaaatttacagaaaTGCCATCCATGAAAATAACTAGTTAAATCGTAGCAACTAGGGTATAACTACGATTTTCGAGATACAAACATGCTTTTGCACAATTTATGAATAAGCAATGTCGGGATCAGAAATAACATGTACCTCTTCAAATGGAATGAAGACGAAAGGTGTGAGACCCCTTTTGTGAGTAACAGCTGGCACATCTGGGTTGTGTGTTTCGTCCTCTTGCCACCCTTCCACAACTCCGAGAATGTCTTCATCGGGGCTGGAAACCTCACCATCATTCACACCACTTGTAACAAGTGAAAGCAAGTCCATTCGATTGTTAGCACCGGCCATTGTTCCCCTCAACCTGTATGCACAAGAAAATGAGCCAAGTGGAGTTCAGTGCTGATTACGTAGGAACCAAAGATTTGGCTTCCCAATCCTAGTTAGCAGCAATTTGTATTTTCCAGATAAATATCACAACTTACAGATATTATTCTTTAATGGAAATGCATGTAAGTtggaataaaaatttaaaatactaAGTTGTCCTCTATCAAATCTGGAACTTTGATTCTTCCCAGAATTTTGACTCACACATATGGGTGGTTTCTTCCAAGGAAAACTACTGGCTTTAGTAGAGAAACCATTTCCTACTGTTGGTCTAACCAACCTGGGGAAGTGGAAAATGGGGGTGGGACGGAGAGTGGGTAAAATCACCTAAACTCCAGCTGAACGAGGTATCTGCCTGCTGTTAATGCCCTTTTACACTTGCCAGCCAGCATAATTTTCACCATGGCACCTCAATAAAAACTCCAAAGTTTGTGCAGTTGATTGCCAGTGAAAGCTGTACATGCAGAAATGCAAGTAGAAAGGAGGGGGTCTGGTAGAAAGGAGGCTGTTCATTTTAAAGTTGCCTCAAGTTCAAGGGAAACAGCCCATCCACCCAAGGATTGCAATCAGGAGAAGGTTTCAGTCTACAAAAGAAACAAcactaaaaaaattgaaggaaataATTTAACTGTAAACTTTGCCCCCACAGGGTTACCCACTTACCCCCACTAACATCCATTACTAAGACAAGTTTATTTTGTTCATAAGTTTGACTCAAATGATAACAGCATTTTTGTGTCTCAACAtcccacagagagagagagagagagagagaggggagggtaTCCATATAAATAATATGTAGATGTGAATTAAATGACTATCTAAAATACCTTAAGCGGATTCTCCAAACAGTAGGTCGCAAGCCTGGGTACAAGAAGGCAGCTTCAACCTGCAAAGAGAAGGGTATCCAAAAGCAtcattaattaaacaaaaatcgTCTACGGATTCTAAACTTTGATGACATGAGAAAATGCGCAAAAGATGGAACCTAACCTTGTCATCGGACAACGTATAATGGCCACTATGAACACTTTCTGCTTTAGACGCACGGAAGTTCATGAATTTTGCCACGTCCTTTACTTTTTGTGATGAATTCTAATCATTACAAACAATTATAGAAAATTGGTAGTAAGTAGCATGGCAACAAAGCATGTCTCTAACTTAATTTGGATGCAATGAGCCAGTTGAGGAATATAACGGTATAACCTTATAAAGAAACCTCCCAGAAGGATAAAATCTCAAATATCGGAAGTAGCACACCTGCAATATGAACAAATAAATCCATAACAAGGATGACACGAGAACTATGATGTATTTCTACCAATAGCCAAAACTGAAATCTTCGTAAGAAGCTACTTTTCAATTGCACAGTTCAAGTGATGATATAAGACAAATTCTGCCATGTTACACATAATTATCTTCTTGCTTTGAAGGTCTTTCATCCTTAACAGTCATTCCTGAGAATCGCTGGCCATTTTATTTGAAGTTTCTAACGTACTTAAATTGGCTCCAAGAGAATGTAAGAGAAAGTAAGATGGCAtagcaaaaaaaactaatgaacTTCCATGCAATAGGCCATGCTCCAAGCACTTGCCAAGAAACCCATCTTTACTTCTCCAAAAGAGGGGGAAAATATGCGCAAGAGAACACAGAATTTAGCAAGCCTAAAGAATTTTTTGATGATATAGTCATGTTTTCAGTTTTCGGAGGCAAGTATAATGTAAAAACATTAAACCAAGTCAACCCTATTTCCAAGCTGAATAACTGTTTATCATACGTACAACAAAACCcttttacgaaaaaaaaaattagccattAATTTATTACAACTCACAGAAATTCAGGAGAATGTATTCACTAGGGCTGGTACAACCCAACTGACACCAATAGAATTCCCCTTGACCAAGATTTATTACACATAGGTCAAGGACTGAAGGAACTGTTCCTTGAATAACAATGGAAAGCAAGAgaaatggatatatatatatatatatatatatatatatatatatatatatatatgccatGAGGTAATAGAAACAAAGAGAGACGTACCACATGAACTGGATTGCTAATTTTCCATTCTGCAATTCCAGCACGAATGTAGGTGTTTCTACTGACATAAAGACCTGTTTcatacaaacaaagaaaaattcaGAGTGAAGCAAATAATAGGACTGCAGTTTGAGAGGCCTCGGCTGAGATTAGGACTCACTGGTTGGGGGCACACCTATATGGGTGCCGTGTATGTACTGGGCACAGATACGCTTCAGACACACCAGGATATGTGTCTGATATGCCTTGGACAAGGTGTTCTCTATCCAAATACATTGTAAGACATTTTTCGAGAGTTccccaaattttggaaaataatcaTGTGGCCAAATTAGTACATAAATCGGTCGAGATTGAATAACAGCAATAAAAAATTTGCAACTATTTTGCTGAGTGAGGTTCATCTTTTTGATGGATGTTCTATAAATTATACAGCTTAGAGTTTCTAATATTACTAGGATACAAACAACCAAACTAATCATTAGTTTGTATCCTAGTTTTCATTAGTTTGGTTGTTTGTGGATACAATTATCACTAACAAAATAAGTACatacacattaaaaaaaaagtattgtaTGCTGAGTTCAGTGCTAGTATCTTGCTTTCTTGAAAATAACCGTGTCACGTATCTGTAGCTGTTTTTTTGTGTTCGTATCTGTAGTTGCATGCCGGGGTATTATTCACTTGCCTTTCAATATCACCACTTCCGCAActcttcatcaattttttttgcaaagataCATCCTGTTATTTCCTTATTGCCCCAAATATCTTGATACTAAATTTTCATACACAACGCAACTGTACTTTTATAATGTGCTATAGGAAACAAATATCATAATACGTGGAAATTCaaattcaattcatccattTACCTTCTCCACAAAGAAGAAACTAAgcaaaaagatttcaaatcacAACCAAATATTGAACACAACTGTAAGCTACGCGCATATGTAACTTGGCCCTCAATGCGCTACTTGCTTTACATTTACAACTTACTATCAATATCAAGTCTCAATATTTACTTTCCTTAGCTCATCCTCACCCCACACTCATCACGTCTCAGGCAAACAGCCATTACCTCAGTAACTCTTCTCCTATGAATAATTCTTAATTCTCCGTATGCTATTTCTTTACTTAAAGCACTAAGAGGGACTTCTTGGAATGgtagaaagaaatagaaaattaCCTTGTGGGATTGTTTCACCCCAATTCTTAGAGAAGACCTTGATATTACCAGGTCAACAAACAGTTGTAACCTAAAGTACTTTAAAGAACATTATTCGATTTCAATTGTTGTAGATCTCTGAAGTTAACGGCTGAAGTTAATGCAGTTATTTAGCTGTTCTATTATGTTCCCTGTATAGCATTTTGCAAATAGAAATTCAACAAAAGTATGATAAAGAATTATACGCTTTCAGGCACTATTAGAGAGGAGAAGAAACAGAAGGGAAAAAATGACAAAGGGAACCTCATAAAAGATATAACTAGGAAACAAAAATTACTCCTtacgactgtttttttttttattttattattattatcagcTACTCCTTACAACTGTTAGAGAGCTTGATATACATTTATTGACtcatttctcaacaatttaaGCCTTTGGACTTATGGTGCTCTAAACATCTAACGTGGTATCAGAACTTCGGTGAGGAGATGAAACAAGTCTCTTGGTCTGCATTAAATTTACAATTGCATCGTGTTGAACTGCATGCCTGGATATTAGCATCTCAACCTATAAGACAGGGTTGCACTTGAAGGAGTATGTTGGACCCTATTCATTTAAggaatttggattttggattctaatcattatcttatttctctccaatcattactctcatttttctctctatctctctccaatcattacccctattttcaatcattactctatttttctctacttacaaatccaaatccaaaatcccaaaataaaCGGGGTCTTGGAGTCTTCCACATGCAGAGGAGGTAGAGAGCTTGATAGCCGATGTTTTCCCGCTTTCATAGCAACTTCAGCTTTTGGGATTAGTGATGCTCTAACAACCATAGTACTACAAGAGATATTGTTGGGAGTTTGTCCGATGCATCGACCCGCTACTGCGTACTCAAGGCTTAATTTTTGTGGGAGTAACTGCAAAAAATCCACCACATCACTTGGGCCCAAATAATCATTGACTGACTCATATTCAcataaaaggctaagccttataTATGGTAAGTCACCCAATTGTATATgaaggtccaactctttttttgtttatccgatgtgggactcaatctTCACACATATTCCTAACAATCTCCCTCTCATGTGTGAATGGTCCAATCCCTTGATTCTAATCTACTACTCTCAACCTATCTCTCGAAGTGGGAGCCACCCATCATAGCACTCCATCATCGAGCCACCTTGCTTCATCGGGAGTCACCTTGGATTTTTTCCGCTCCATCGAGTGTTCTCCATGTAAGCCCATTCATGGCGCAACGAGAGTCTGCCCATAGATCGTtgatggctctgataccacttgcaAGGAGTTTGTCCAATGCATCGACCCACCATTACGTGCTCAAGGCTCAATTTGTATGGGAGTAACGGCAGAGAATCCACCACATCATTTGGGCCCAATATACGTTGAATGactcatatccacttaaaaggctaagccttgtaaATTTGTAATGGTAAgacatccaattgtatattaaggtccaactctttttctatttatccgatgtgCAACTCAATCTTCACACATATTCCTAGCAAGTGGAGTGATAGCCCAGTGGTAGGCACCATGTACAACCATGCATTTGACTCAGGTTCAAACCTTAACCTaactaactacaactaacactACTAGCTttcgccgagcaaaaaaaaaaacgtgcaaGTAAAggaaaaccaacaaaataacAAGTCAAGGTAGCCGTAGTTAACATATATACTAAACGACATTCAAAAACTAGAAATATTTAATAAGGTACATCTTACCATCAGTACGGATCCTCGGTCTTGAAAGCCACATTTTCCTCCATGAACCGTCATATTTTGACTGCAAAATCTTGTAATTTTCCACCACTCCAAAGATCTTCATGGAAAATCCGCATTTAAATTTAACATTTTGCATGCATATACAATGAAAAAGGCTTCATAAGTAATAGGGAAGTAACCTGCCAAGCTTTTAAGCATGCATTGCGCCAAAATACAGGGTTACGAACTGTATATCTCCATTTTCGACAAACACAAGCTGCCCTTCCTAAGTTATACGGAGTCATTCTTGCAAAGATCTGCAGACAAATACTTGTGACATTGCAGTTTACTGGGCAATACAGCTTTCCATAGCGTTTGTATATGGTACATCCATAATGCGCAGTCATAAAACATAATAAATCAATAGAACTAATCACCAGAAAAAGATGTGAGACAACAATCCAAAGCAGTACTTCAAGATGCTTTGGGCTTGTTTCTCAAGTAAACACATTTCTTGAGATAATATCCAGAAGATGcaatgcaaaaacaaaattgatgaaTAGTGACATAAAACTCCATTTCACCTAGTGTTTTCTTTATGGAAACAAAAGATATCAAAAGGAGACTTTTCGAAAGGCCGTACCTCGAAGAGTAGCTCATCTGGCAAGCACCGGTGAAGAAGTGCTGGATCAATAAATGGTTTACTACTTGCACTGCCAAAAGGAGCGACTGGTCTTATATGAACTCCATAAAGATCTATGATTCAACCAAAAACACAAAAGATGTGAAAACTCAAGACTCAAAGTATGTTCTTTCTTAAACAAGGAATGCATGTGACGAGTAGAGAATCCACAAATTGCATCAACCAAGAGAGCAAGCAAAAACAACGGCATTACCAAGCCAAGGTCTTTTTGTGACAAAGAACTGAGCCGTTCTCAGCTGCGAAGCTGCTTCAAGCTCCGCTggaattttcaaagaaaaatctgCAAGCAGCATAAACAATTACTATAATAATGGCTATATACAAGTATCATGAGAATACATCAACCGGACAAATTAGACAATCAACCATGTAAGAGAATCCAAAGACATATACCCATAAGCCAACAAACGTCCATCAATACAAGTAAGAGCACTTCCATCAATACAAGCAAGAGCACCATACTAGGAAGAAACAACCTAACAAGAAACGCGCATATTACAGCTAAGCTAGCCCAGTTGGTTTACCAGTATAAACAATTTTTCCACGATTGACGCATATTACATAACACAGAGGAACAACAAGGaattgaaaaatcatttgaGAATTTAGTTCAAATTTCAAGAATTGTGAAGACCCAcaaaaattacagaaaaaagCAGGTCATATAATCAGTACCCAGATAGTGAAATGCAAAGAATTGATTGAATTCGGAGGTATTTAAAGGGGAATtacaaaaccaataaaaaaaagagtccaACTTTCCTATCAAATTATGCACAGAAACAGAAAAGTATGTGATGGAGGTACTCAAAAATTGATGGGTAATTTTGGGAATTGGGAAAATCTACCTGAACTCATGACGATCGGTGATGTCCCTTCGGGGACATCCGATGATCGGTGATGGGGGTTCTTCCTTTTTGGAGAAGCGCGGAGCTGGGTTTTTGCTGGGAAAATGAGGGGAAGAATCGAGAGGTTGAGGAGTAAGAAACGAGCCCTTCTCTAAGGGAGAAGACCGACGCTGGAACGTACCCCACGATTATGAGTCGGGTGATATCGCttcggtttcgaccggtttttGCGTATTTTTCGATTGAAACAGGTCAttcggtttgagatttttagaaaccgaaATCGATTGAGATGGTACGGTTTGGCTCAATCGGTTTCGGTCCGATTTATCCtattttcattcatgggccatattttgagcccaacacatcaaaaaatccACAATCCAACCTACAAAATATTAAccaaaacccataattcaatcCATTTTTtaggcccaacaaaaaaggatcaattttgaacccaatacataaaaaaaaatacataaaaacataattaaacctataaaaacagtttatatatatatatatatatatatatatatagggcggttcaagggacacccaaaaaaacacctaaaaaaacacctcaaatctcaattttatagtttccgatcaaatttttatgatccgaaccattcaatgtgtgcagaatgtgattttaagggagcccgcaagaaattagcaaaaaaaaagaccggaaagtgcttattttgagcagtttttaattgaactgttcattaaatctaaactaaaaactgctcagatcaagccttttctagtcattttttttgctaatttctcttggatactcttaaaatcacattttgatcacattgaacggttcagatcatcaaaatttgatcgaaaactatgattaggtgtttttttgtatgtatatatatctgATTGATTTTG
This region includes:
- the LOC131307283 gene encoding F-box protein 7 → MSSDFSLKIPAELEAASQLRTAQFFVTKRPWLDLYGVHIRPVAPFGSASSKPFIDPALLHRCLPDELLFEIFARMTPYNLGRAACVCRKWRYTVRNPVFWRNACLKAWQIFGVVENYKILQSKYDGSWRKMWLSRPRIRTDGLYVSRNTYIRAGIAEWKISNPVHVVCYFRYLRFYPSGRFLYKNSSQKVKDVAKFMNFRASKAESVHSGHYTLSDDKVEAAFLYPGLRPTVWRIRLRLRGTMAGANNRMDLLSLVTSGVNDGEVSSPDEDILGVVEGWQEDETHNPDVPAVTHKRGLTPFVFIPFEEAEMSVLNLPVERMDYFVPG